The following DNA comes from Methanobrevibacter oralis.
TTGTTATTAATGTTGATTTAAGAAAAGATCTTAATGTAAGGATTCAAATTAATCCATTATTCATTGAAGGAAAGTATAATAAATTTGTTAGAAATATTCCTCAAACTAAATGGCCTTGTGGAGTTTGTAAAGGTAAAGGCTGTGAAGCATGTAACTTTACAGGAAAACAATACTCCGAATCAGTAGAAGAGTTAATTTCTAAGCATATTTTAGAAGCTACAAATGGATATAGTGCAAAATTTCATGGTGCAGGTCGTGAAGATATTGATGTTTTAATGTTAGGTTCAGGTAGACCTTTTGTTCTTGAAATTAAAGAGCCTAAAATTAGAAAAATAGACCTTAATTCATTAGAAAATAAAATTAATAAGATTAATGAGGGTAAAACTTCTTATCATAATCTAAAATTCTGCAAAAGAAATAGAAAAGCCGAGATTAAGGTTTCCTCTCCAGATACATATAAAATATACAATGCATATGTTAAATGTGAAAAAAAATATGATAAAAATAAATTGATTAATTTAAAAGATTTAGATGAAATCCATCAACAAACTCCAATAAGAGTAATGCATAGACGAACAGATAAAAATCGTATTAAACATGTGTTAGATGTTTCAATTGAAGAAATTAACAATAAACAATTTAAAATGACTATTAAAACAGAAGGTGGATTATATATTAAAGAATTAATATCTGGAGATGAAGGTAGAAGTAATCCTAGTGTTTCAGATTTATTAGGCATTAAAGCTAAATGCGAAAAATTAGATGTAATTGAAGTAAGTGAAAAGTGATAATATGGAACTTGAATTTACACATTTAACTGATAGTGGAGTACACATGGTTGAAGTTGGAGATAAACCAGATCAAAAAAGAAGAGCAATAGCTAGCGGAAAAATTTTTTTGGATAAAAATACTATTCAATTAATAGAAAATGAAGATATTAAGAAGGGTAATGTACTAACTACTGCTCAAATTGCAGCGATCCAGGCTGTTAAAAACACTTCATCTATTATTCCTTTATGTCACCCATTAGCTTTAAGTGGAATTGAAGTTGATTTTGAAGTTAAAGATGGAGAAATAATAGTTATTTGTGCAGTAAATACTTTTGGGAAGACTGGAATTGAAATGGAGGCTATTACAGGTGTTAGTGTTGCTTTACTTACAATATGGGATATGGTAAAAGCTGTTGAAAA
Coding sequences within:
- a CDS encoding tRNA pseudouridine(54/55) synthase Pus10, yielding MIEFAKKILDECEGKICNHCLGRKLSKIVDGNDNVDRALKISKELNINQENSECVICGNIFDKIDDNLFRKIHDKIDYLNLEFDTFLVGSRIDSEIKKKDDELSKKLNLDVEPIKKELNRIIGREIENSTDKNVDFEKQDIVINVDLRKDLNVRIQINPLFIEGKYNKFVRNIPQTKWPCGVCKGKGCEACNFTGKQYSESVEELISKHILEATNGYSAKFHGAGREDIDVLMLGSGRPFVLEIKEPKIRKIDLNSLENKINKINEGKTSYHNLKFCKRNRKAEIKVSSPDTYKIYNAYVKCEKKYDKNKLINLKDLDEIHQQTPIRVMHRRTDKNRIKHVLDVSIEEINNKQFKMTIKTEGGLYIKELISGDEGRSNPSVSDLLGIKAKCEKLDVIEVSEK
- the moaC gene encoding cyclic pyranopterin monophosphate synthase MoaC — its product is MELEFTHLTDSGVHMVEVGDKPDQKRRAIASGKIFLDKNTIQLIENEDIKKGNVLTTAQIAAIQAVKNTSSIIPLCHPLALSGIEVDFEVKDGEIIVICAVNTFGKTGIEMEAITGVSVALLTIWDMVKAVEKDEFGQYPDTRISDIKVIKKEKI